One window from the genome of Verrucomicrobiota bacterium encodes:
- a CDS encoding MFS transporter: MGKKESQSFRSVLAVNDFRNLWFGQIISSVGDRFYQFALLSIIFGMDAGQKTGPEAARILFFSLLPAVVFGPFLGILCDCFDRKKIMIFSDIVRAVLVLTIPFIWIQTGSLVGVYGILFLMGTMSAAFIPARQSALPSLVEAKHLVVANSLAAAVGVIANCVGVTISTVYTALFPAAAGAYSGFIINSLALFSSAVFLWKIKTDLKPLRHEHPFESVWSELKFGLKAIIEDRLILTMTAIFGLFAFVLGLFVPIVLSFLSATGGINYEGWHELVIRGTDLIEAIGFKRPTIQMENLALGILTAAMAVGLGTGIILVAKKKKISHASALPYFSLLMMGVFFCAMANTQSYTALFVIVILLGFFTGGVVIPIDTRLQLHVPDKLRGRVFSARQMVFNSILLLAQLFLITGTLFSIFGPANLLFALGIMTVSVSIIAFVVTPNNLRSGRF, encoded by the coding sequence ATGGGAAAGAAGGAATCCCAAAGTTTTCGCTCAGTTTTAGCTGTCAATGATTTCAGGAATCTGTGGTTTGGCCAGATTATCTCCTCTGTCGGTGACCGATTTTACCAATTTGCCCTTCTGAGTATTATTTTTGGAATGGATGCCGGACAAAAAACAGGGCCAGAAGCCGCAAGGATTCTCTTTTTCAGCTTGTTACCGGCAGTCGTTTTTGGACCGTTTTTAGGAATCCTCTGTGACTGTTTTGATCGGAAAAAAATCATGATTTTTTCGGATATCGTCAGGGCTGTTTTGGTTCTGACGATTCCTTTCATTTGGATTCAAACAGGTTCACTCGTGGGCGTGTACGGCATTCTATTCTTGATGGGAACCATGTCTGCGGCTTTTATTCCGGCGCGACAATCAGCTTTACCTTCGCTTGTGGAGGCGAAGCACCTTGTCGTGGCAAACTCCCTTGCAGCCGCCGTCGGCGTCATCGCAAATTGCGTGGGTGTAACGATTAGTACGGTTTATACCGCTCTATTCCCGGCAGCAGCGGGTGCTTACAGTGGATTTATCATTAATTCCCTGGCTCTTTTTTCGTCCGCGGTTTTTCTATGGAAAATCAAGACCGACCTGAAGCCCCTCCGTCATGAACACCCTTTTGAATCCGTCTGGAGTGAGTTAAAATTTGGGCTTAAAGCCATTATTGAAGACCGCCTGATCCTGACCATGACCGCGATTTTCGGGTTATTTGCTTTTGTGCTGGGACTCTTTGTGCCGATTGTCCTGAGCTTCTTATCGGCTACTGGCGGGATTAATTATGAGGGTTGGCACGAATTAGTGATCCGTGGGACCGACCTGATTGAGGCCATTGGTTTTAAGCGCCCCACGATCCAGATGGAGAATCTGGCTCTTGGCATCTTGACCGCTGCAATGGCGGTCGGATTAGGGACTGGAATCATCCTTGTCGCCAAGAAAAAGAAAATCTCTCACGCATCAGCATTGCCTTACTTTAGTCTTTTAATGATGGGGGTTTTCTTCTGTGCCATGGCTAATACCCAGAGTTACACGGCACTCTTTGTGATTGTAATCCTGTTGGGATTTTTTACGGGCGGGGTGGTAATACCGATTGATACCCGTTTACAACTCCATGTCCCGGACAAATTGCGCGGACGTGTGTTTTCCGCCCGGCAAATGGTTTTTAATTCGATCCTACTCTTGGCCCAACTCTTTTTGATCACCGGCACACTCTTCTCCATTTTTGGTCCGGCGAACCTCCTTTTCGCTCTCGGGATCATGACTGTCAGTGTCTCAATCATCGCCTTTGTGGTGACGCCAAATAATTTGCGCAGTGGCCGGTTCTAA
- the hemH gene encoding ferrochelatase encodes MNTPRKKGLLLVNLGTPEAPTAEKVRPYLAQFLSDPRVIDISPLGRWFLLNLFILPFRPKKSAEAYATIWTERGSPLLFHTDDLCRKVTEKLPDYTVAYAMRYGSPSIESKLKALAATGVDELTIFPLFPQYASSSTGSAIQRALEVVNSLWNTPFVKVVPPFYHDPKTITAYANCAREQIAQFKPDFFVFSYHGLPERHITKSEGQTGYCLKRDDTCCAEISDANRFCYRAQCFETTRQIARELGLSPDQYKITFQSRLGSSPWIKPYTDEVFKELGKKGKKRLLVFCLSFVCDCLETLEEIAVRGKEEFTHAGGEDLQLIPSLNSNDDWVDAVVDLVRKT; translated from the coding sequence ATGAATACTCCCCGCAAAAAAGGTCTGCTCTTGGTTAACCTCGGGACTCCTGAAGCACCCACCGCTGAAAAAGTCCGTCCTTATCTGGCGCAATTCCTCTCCGACCCGCGTGTCATCGACATTTCCCCATTGGGCCGTTGGTTTCTCCTGAATCTTTTTATCCTGCCTTTCCGCCCGAAAAAAAGTGCCGAAGCTTATGCCACCATCTGGACGGAACGGGGATCTCCCCTGCTCTTCCACACCGATGACCTCTGCCGGAAAGTCACCGAAAAATTACCCGACTACACAGTCGCCTATGCGATGAGATATGGCTCCCCCTCCATTGAATCAAAACTCAAAGCCTTGGCTGCCACCGGAGTCGATGAACTCACCATTTTCCCGCTCTTTCCCCAATATGCCTCTTCATCGACGGGTTCCGCCATCCAGCGGGCATTAGAAGTGGTAAATTCCCTCTGGAATACCCCTTTTGTCAAAGTCGTCCCCCCCTTCTACCACGATCCAAAAACTATCACGGCCTACGCAAATTGCGCGCGGGAGCAAATTGCGCAGTTCAAACCCGATTTCTTTGTTTTCAGTTATCACGGACTGCCCGAACGCCATATTACCAAGAGCGAAGGACAAACCGGATATTGCCTGAAGAGGGATGATACCTGCTGTGCAGAAATCTCCGATGCAAACCGTTTTTGTTATCGGGCCCAATGTTTTGAGACTACACGGCAAATTGCCCGTGAACTAGGACTCTCGCCGGACCAATATAAAATCACATTCCAATCCCGCCTCGGGAGTAGTCCTTGGATCAAACCTTACACTGACGAAGTTTTTAAGGAACTCGGTAAAAAGGGTAAAAAACGGCTTCTGGTCTTCTGCCTTTCATTTGTCTGCGATTGTTTAGAAACTCTTGAAGAAATCGCCGTTCGTGGGAAAGAAGAGTTCACCCACGCCGGGGGTGAAGACTTGCAACTGATCCCCAGCCTGAATAGCAACGACGACTGGGTGGATGCTGTTGTCGATTTGGTCAGGAAAACCTAA
- a CDS encoding rhodanese-related sulfurtransferase translates to MSEYFIAAFYKFIEVPNPEDRQLAFKEFCKARGMVGKVLIAGEGINGTIAGSQVDVLDALKYAIQDLGFGEIEYKTSVSPFKPFYKLKIQIKNEIVTMRCRDANPAKIVGKYLNSEEWNQVISDPEVVVIDTRNEYEYELGTFKGALDPQTHHFSQFPKYVEENLDPAKHKKVAMFCTGGIRCEKASSYMLKKGFKEVYHLKGGILKYLEDIPPEKSLWEGECFVFDKRATVKDKLEIGSYVGKIWV, encoded by the coding sequence ATGTCCGAATACTTTATTGCCGCATTTTATAAATTTATCGAAGTCCCGAACCCCGAGGACAGGCAACTTGCTTTCAAGGAATTCTGCAAGGCCCGGGGAATGGTCGGAAAAGTGCTGATCGCTGGGGAAGGAATCAATGGAACTATCGCCGGGAGTCAGGTCGATGTTTTGGACGCCCTCAAATATGCGATTCAAGACCTTGGATTCGGCGAGATTGAATATAAAACATCCGTGTCTCCATTCAAACCCTTCTACAAACTCAAAATCCAAATTAAAAATGAAATTGTGACCATGCGTTGCAGGGATGCTAATCCTGCCAAAATCGTGGGGAAATATCTCAATAGCGAGGAATGGAACCAAGTCATTAGCGACCCAGAAGTCGTCGTCATCGATACACGTAATGAATACGAATATGAACTAGGCACATTCAAAGGGGCACTCGATCCTCAAACACATCACTTTAGCCAATTCCCCAAATACGTGGAGGAGAACCTCGATCCCGCGAAACATAAAAAAGTCGCCATGTTCTGCACTGGCGGCATCCGTTGCGAAAAAGCCAGCTCTTACATGCTCAAAAAAGGGTTTAAGGAAGTTTACCATCTTAAAGGCGGGATCCTTAAATATTTAGAAGATATCCCGCCGGAAAAAAGCCTCTGGGAAGGGGAATGTTTTGTCTTCGATAAACGTGCTACCGTGAAAGACAAGCTTGAAATCGGCAGCTACGTCGGGAAGATTTGGGTCTGA
- a CDS encoding MIP/aquaporin family protein, protein MSPAFAEFIGTALLIILGNGVVANCLLNRSKGKNGGWIVISVGWALAVFVGVFAVARVSGAHLNPAVSVAMAITGHFSWGLVPSYIVAQILGAMTGAGIVWLAYLPHWKISTDPAAKLSIFCTTPAIRCYPANLICEIIGTFVLIFGILAMKGATGQSPDGAVYPINLGALGALPIGLLVWAIGLSLGGPTGYAINPARDLGPRIAHALLPIAGKGTSDWGYSWIPIVGPLVGGILAALAYQELGSF, encoded by the coding sequence GTGTCACCTGCTTTCGCCGAATTTATAGGAACGGCTCTACTCATCATCTTGGGGAACGGTGTGGTCGCAAACTGTTTACTGAACCGTAGCAAGGGGAAAAATGGTGGATGGATCGTTATTTCCGTCGGATGGGCTTTGGCTGTTTTTGTCGGGGTCTTTGCCGTGGCGCGTGTCAGCGGGGCTCATTTGAACCCGGCAGTGTCAGTGGCTATGGCTATTACCGGTCACTTTTCTTGGGGCTTGGTTCCTTCCTATATCGTAGCCCAGATTTTGGGAGCGATGACCGGGGCTGGCATTGTCTGGCTGGCCTATCTGCCTCACTGGAAAATCTCGACGGATCCGGCGGCAAAGCTCTCTATTTTTTGTACTACTCCCGCGATCCGTTGTTATCCCGCAAATCTGATTTGTGAAATAATCGGCACATTTGTCCTGATCTTCGGGATTTTGGCAATGAAAGGAGCCACGGGACAATCACCCGATGGTGCTGTCTACCCGATTAATCTCGGAGCCTTGGGAGCCTTACCTATTGGTTTACTCGTCTGGGCCATCGGTCTTTCCCTTGGAGGGCCGACCGGATACGCGATTAATCCGGCCCGCGATCTGGGACCACGCATTGCACACGCACTCCTGCCTATTGCCGGAAAAGGAACCAGTGATTGGGGTTACTCATGGATTCCCATTGTGGGCCCCTTGGTCGGGGGCATCCTAGCCGCATTAGCCTATCAGGAACTCGGATCATTTTAA
- the glpK gene encoding glycerol kinase GlpK: protein MKYILSLDQGTTSSRAIIYDENLHQVAAVQKEFTQYFPQTGWVEHDPEEIWASVLATARAAVAKAMIKPGEIAAIGITNQRETIVVWEKSTGKPVYPAIVWQDRRTSEYVAALKEGDKENLVQQRTGLLLDPYFSASKLHWILRQIPDGHTRAEAGELSAGTIDSWLISKLTGGKSHITDVTNASRTMLMNIRTGQWDKDLLALFDIPRNLLPEIVSSSGALAMADATHFGEKIPICSAVGDQQSALFGQLCTKPGLVKCTYGTGCFMLLFTGTDAISSSNRLLTTVAWRLGNEPMQYALEGSVFMGGASIQWLRDGLGIIKTAPEVNDLAGSVNDSGGVILVPAFTGLGAPYWDPSARGTLLGLSRGTTAAHIARATLDGIAFQVADLLISMERDSGRRISILRVDGGASASNLLIQTQSDLLGTTVERPINIESTALGAAMMAGLGAGIWPDIDFLTQIREVDRKFTPNITAKERRARMKIWKKAVKRAQGWETNL, encoded by the coding sequence ATGAAATATATCCTCTCCCTCGATCAAGGTACGACGAGTTCACGCGCCATTATTTATGACGAGAATTTACACCAGGTGGCCGCTGTGCAAAAAGAATTCACCCAGTACTTTCCCCAAACTGGGTGGGTAGAACATGATCCGGAGGAAATTTGGGCATCAGTCCTTGCCACTGCCCGTGCTGCTGTAGCCAAGGCTATGATTAAACCCGGAGAGATCGCTGCGATCGGGATCACGAATCAGAGGGAGACAATTGTCGTCTGGGAAAAGTCCACAGGCAAACCTGTTTATCCTGCGATTGTCTGGCAAGATCGCCGCACGAGTGAATACGTTGCCGCATTGAAGGAAGGCGACAAAGAAAATCTTGTCCAGCAACGGACGGGATTACTTTTGGATCCCTATTTTTCCGCGAGTAAACTCCACTGGATCCTCCGTCAGATTCCTGACGGTCATACACGGGCGGAGGCTGGTGAACTCTCTGCGGGGACAATCGATAGTTGGCTCATCTCAAAGCTGACCGGTGGGAAAAGTCACATTACGGATGTGACAAACGCTTCGCGTACCATGCTGATGAATATCCGGACAGGTCAGTGGGATAAGGATTTGCTCGCCCTCTTCGACATCCCGCGCAATTTGTTGCCGGAAATCGTCTCCAGTAGTGGGGCTTTGGCCATGGCAGATGCTACCCATTTTGGCGAAAAAATCCCGATTTGTAGTGCGGTGGGAGACCAACAGTCCGCCCTTTTCGGGCAATTATGTACGAAGCCCGGACTAGTCAAATGTACTTACGGGACGGGTTGTTTCATGCTTCTTTTTACCGGGACGGATGCGATCTCCAGTAGTAACCGTTTATTGACCACTGTCGCCTGGCGCTTGGGCAACGAGCCGATGCAATATGCGCTGGAAGGAAGTGTCTTTATGGGAGGGGCCTCCATTCAATGGTTACGGGACGGGCTGGGGATTATTAAAACGGCACCGGAGGTTAATGATCTTGCGGGCAGTGTGAATGATAGTGGCGGGGTGATTCTCGTGCCCGCTTTCACGGGGCTCGGGGCTCCGTACTGGGACCCTTCCGCGCGGGGGACTTTGTTAGGTTTGAGTCGGGGAACCACCGCCGCACATATTGCACGGGCGACCCTCGACGGCATTGCATTCCAAGTTGCCGATTTATTGATCTCCATGGAAAGGGATAGTGGCCGGCGGATATCCATTCTCCGTGTGGATGGTGGGGCTTCGGCGAGCAATTTGCTCATCCAGACCCAATCCGATTTATTAGGAACGACGGTGGAGCGCCCGATAAATATCGAGAGCACGGCTCTCGGTGCAGCTATGATGGCAGGCCTCGGGGCAGGGATTTGGCCGGATATTGATTTCCTCACTCAAATCCGCGAGGTGGACCGCAAATTTACCCCAAATATTACTGCCAAAGAACGAAGGGCGCGGATGAAAATATGGAAAAAAGCGGTGAAACGTGCACAAGGATGGGAAACTAATTTATGA
- a CDS encoding glycerol-3-phosphate dehydrogenase/oxidase, with protein sequence MNRNKLLERLDSEKDWDVIIIGGGATGLGVAVDAATRGFRTLLLEAHDFAKGTSSRSTKLVHGGVRYLEQGDIPLVLEALRERGLMHQNAPHLVHHLSFIVPRYQWWEGPFFGIGLKVYDALAGKLNLAPSKMLSREETIKQIPNIETEKLLGGVEYFDGQFDDARLAVTLARTAHDHGGCLLNYIKVTGLTKKEGMTAGVNCEDVISGKTYSLNASVVINATGIFSDNIRLMDDVNASRAVQPSQGVHLVFDRSFLQGDSAIMVPHTDDGRVLFVIPWHGKVLVGTTDTAMDHADLEPRAMKEEIGFILRNAARYLARDPKEEDILSVFAGQRPLVRPPGKNGAATKTISRNHEVLVSDSGLLTIVGGKWTTYRKMAEDTVDHAITLGGLPHRPCVTTNLQLHGWRSPHAEALPEALAVYGSESSQLDELIKEFPALGQPLHHSLPYLLASIVWAARHEMALTVEDVLSRRTRSLLLNAQASIEAAPVVAGILANELGRNDEWLKNQVKEYTTLAKGYLNS encoded by the coding sequence ATGAATAGAAACAAATTGCTCGAGCGACTCGATTCAGAAAAAGACTGGGACGTGATTATTATCGGTGGAGGCGCGACTGGACTCGGTGTCGCTGTTGATGCGGCCACAAGGGGATTTCGCACGCTCCTTCTGGAAGCCCATGATTTTGCCAAAGGCACTTCCAGCCGGAGCACCAAACTCGTCCATGGAGGCGTACGCTATTTGGAGCAGGGGGATATCCCTTTGGTCCTTGAAGCCTTGCGCGAAAGGGGATTGATGCACCAAAATGCCCCGCACCTTGTCCATCACCTTTCGTTTATTGTGCCCCGTTACCAATGGTGGGAGGGGCCATTTTTTGGTATCGGTTTAAAAGTCTATGATGCCTTAGCAGGAAAACTCAATCTCGCCCCGTCAAAAATGCTTTCACGCGAGGAAACGATAAAACAAATCCCAAATATCGAAACGGAAAAACTCTTGGGTGGGGTCGAATATTTTGATGGTCAATTTGATGACGCCCGTTTGGCCGTGACCCTAGCCCGGACGGCCCATGACCATGGTGGATGTCTTTTGAATTATATAAAAGTCACGGGGCTGACCAAGAAAGAGGGGATGACTGCCGGTGTGAATTGTGAAGATGTGATATCGGGGAAAACTTATTCATTAAATGCCTCCGTGGTCATTAATGCCACGGGTATTTTTTCCGATAATATCCGTCTGATGGATGACGTCAATGCCTCGCGTGCCGTACAACCCAGCCAGGGAGTCCACCTGGTTTTTGACCGTTCATTCCTCCAAGGAGATTCGGCAATTATGGTTCCCCATACCGATGATGGACGGGTTCTTTTTGTCATCCCGTGGCATGGAAAGGTCTTGGTGGGAACCACGGATACTGCGATGGATCACGCTGACCTCGAGCCCCGTGCGATGAAAGAAGAAATCGGGTTCATCCTGCGGAATGCCGCCCGTTATCTGGCCCGTGATCCTAAAGAAGAGGATATCTTGAGTGTTTTTGCCGGGCAACGTCCTCTTGTCAGGCCGCCCGGAAAAAATGGTGCAGCAACCAAAACCATTTCGCGGAATCATGAGGTGCTAGTTTCTGACTCAGGACTCCTGACCATCGTCGGAGGGAAATGGACGACTTACCGGAAAATGGCCGAAGACACCGTCGACCATGCCATTACCCTCGGTGGATTGCCTCATCGGCCCTGTGTCACGACAAATCTCCAGTTGCATGGCTGGAGAAGCCCCCATGCTGAAGCTTTACCTGAAGCCTTAGCGGTTTATGGTTCGGAATCATCCCAGTTGGATGAATTGATAAAGGAATTTCCCGCGTTGGGGCAGCCATTACACCATAGCCTCCCCTATTTATTAGCCAGCATTGTCTGGGCGGCTCGCCATGAAATGGCTTTGACAGTGGAGGATGTCCTTTCCCGGCGCACCCGCAGTCTTCTCCTCAATGCCCAAGCTTCAATCGAGGCAGCCCCGGTGGTGGCCGGGATTTTGGCCAATGAACTCGGGAGGAATGATGAATGGCTTAAAAATCAAGTTAAAGAATATACCACCCTCGCTAAAGGATATCTCAACTCGTGA
- a CDS encoding sigma-70 family RNA polymerase sigma factor translates to MPESQESSENPIPVSSPKTLSEMNDIELVALVKDGKTNAYDELINRYKGKIYSTIYNMTSNHEDTNDLMLEVFEKAYFSIEKFKGKSSFSTWIYQITKNHVINFCSRRKNQSDKNFSLNEIEMDDENRSVLKELVSPENTDRDVNINELQKNLNESLQKLSNEHRLTVVLHDVEGKTSGEIGAIMGCSEGTVRSRLHYARQQLQNSLKKYL, encoded by the coding sequence ATGCCGGAATCCCAAGAATCATCTGAAAACCCGATACCCGTTTCATCCCCGAAAACCCTTTCGGAAATGAACGATATTGAATTGGTGGCATTGGTTAAGGACGGAAAAACGAATGCTTACGATGAGTTGATTAACCGATATAAGGGTAAAATATATAGTACGATCTATAACATGACCTCAAATCACGAAGATACGAATGACTTAATGCTGGAGGTATTTGAGAAAGCCTATTTTTCAATTGAAAAATTCAAGGGGAAGTCAAGTTTTTCTACGTGGATATATCAGATTACCAAAAATCATGTGATTAACTTCTGTAGCAGGCGCAAGAATCAGAGTGACAAGAATTTCAGCCTGAATGAAATCGAAATGGATGATGAAAATAGGTCGGTTTTAAAGGAGCTTGTTTCACCAGAAAATACAGACAGGGATGTCAATATAAATGAATTACAGAAAAATTTGAACGAATCACTCCAGAAACTGTCTAATGAACATAGATTAACTGTGGTTTTGCATGATGTAGAAGGTAAGACCAGCGGTGAAATTGGAGCAATCATGGGTTGCTCTGAAGGAACAGTCCGGTCGAGATTACATTATGCTCGACAGCAGTTACAAAATAGTCTAAAGAAATACTTGTAA
- a CDS encoding S1C family serine protease gives MKMGLASKVKILVFSSIILLGLTGLSRSQSIETNASATVFDQVGKEVSKIFEKSKDSVIKVKSFIISQETDPKGTTLEATGFFIDDNGTILTTYSVLRGAESTWIEIGDKRYDAKVIGADPRSRVAMLKINYKSKAFLDIANSGNLEIGRAVLSIGYPYNLPSSPNFGFIGGFDTKYQENFFVTTHIRANLPISPGQAGSPLLTSDGKVVGMLVAGMEDGKACYALPSNAIKKVKSDMEKYNGDVKHAWVGVNVIKAAPVADERTVVIRNLNPGTPAEQSGLQNGDVVLKIDNYNIREPKDVLDASFYAKVGEPITITVLRDGKKVESTVTLTTRPATSQSVEKLPTSLAPENFDKLQIGGKLP, from the coding sequence ATGAAAATGGGCTTAGCTTCTAAAGTAAAGATCCTCGTTTTTTCTTCAATAATCTTATTAGGATTAACGGGCCTATCCCGTTCACAATCTATTGAAACTAACGCCTCAGCGACAGTTTTTGATCAAGTCGGCAAGGAAGTTAGCAAGATATTTGAAAAATCAAAAGATTCTGTCATAAAAGTTAAAAGTTTTATTATCAGCCAAGAGACTGACCCAAAGGGAACGACGCTAGAAGCTACGGGTTTTTTTATTGATGATAATGGGACGATTTTAACGACCTACAGTGTGCTGCGTGGAGCAGAGAGCACATGGATAGAAATCGGTGATAAACGTTACGATGCAAAGGTTATTGGTGCTGACCCTCGGAGCAGGGTGGCAATGTTAAAGATAAACTATAAGTCGAAGGCTTTTTTAGATATCGCAAACTCAGGAAACCTCGAAATTGGGCGTGCAGTGCTTTCGATCGGGTATCCGTATAATCTGCCCAGTTCTCCTAATTTCGGTTTTATCGGTGGCTTTGACACAAAATACCAAGAGAATTTTTTTGTAACAACACACATCAGAGCCAATCTCCCGATTAGTCCAGGACAGGCCGGTAGTCCTCTTTTGACTTCTGACGGTAAAGTTGTAGGAATGCTCGTGGCAGGAATGGAAGATGGAAAAGCCTGTTACGCCCTTCCATCAAATGCCATTAAGAAGGTGAAGTCTGACATGGAGAAATACAATGGTGATGTTAAACATGCTTGGGTAGGTGTTAATGTGATCAAGGCAGCTCCTGTGGCAGACGAGAGGACAGTCGTTATCAGAAATTTGAATCCTGGTACGCCTGCCGAGCAATCAGGGCTCCAGAACGGTGATGTGGTTCTAAAGATTGATAATTATAATATTCGGGAGCCTAAAGATGTTCTCGACGCTTCTTTTTATGCAAAAGTAGGGGAACCTATTACCATCACTGTACTCCGTGATGGTAAGAAAGTGGAGTCTACCGTCACCCTTACGACCAGACCAGCTACTTCACAATCAGTCGAAAAACTTCCCACTTCTTTGGCTCCTGAAAATTTTGATAAGTTACAAATCGGCGGCAAGTTGCCTTGA
- a CDS encoding TraB/GumN family protein, with protein sequence MEKIKRLLVLCPLYRGLRAFFLVLIFFSSPFVFSQQSVTPTPSKTFIWKVSKDGKNLYLAGSVHLLRPKDMPLPSRFREVFDKSEECYFEMDTREAQSPQAMLLIQQKGMYQGDDDLRKHISKETASKLDEYLRSQGYPENTFDMMRPWFLSMNLIMMESMKMGAAPDLGLDQQISQWAIDAGKPLKGFETMEDQIGLLSGFPDKVQDEFLLSSIQDISKLEKFYDDTILAWKTGNAAKLNELMNESVEKSPELYDLILVKRNKNWLPKIESALDSGKTAFVIVGAAHITGKDGLLELLKAKGYLIEQM encoded by the coding sequence ATGGAAAAAATAAAACGTCTGCTTGTTTTATGTCCTTTATATAGGGGATTAAGGGCGTTTTTTTTAGTTTTAATATTCTTCAGCTCACCATTTGTCTTCTCACAACAATCGGTAACGCCTACCCCGTCGAAAACTTTTATTTGGAAAGTTTCTAAAGACGGAAAAAACCTTTATCTGGCCGGTTCAGTCCATCTTCTGAGGCCTAAAGACATGCCATTACCTTCCCGATTCAGGGAGGTTTTTGACAAATCAGAAGAGTGTTACTTTGAAATGGATACAAGGGAAGCCCAGTCCCCACAGGCTATGCTCTTAATCCAGCAAAAGGGGATGTACCAAGGGGATGATGATTTGCGGAAACATATTTCAAAGGAAACGGCATCAAAACTTGATGAGTATTTGCGTTCCCAAGGTTATCCGGAGAACACCTTTGATATGATGCGGCCTTGGTTCCTTTCGATGAATCTGATCATGATGGAGTCGATGAAAATGGGGGCGGCTCCGGATTTGGGACTCGACCAACAAATCAGTCAATGGGCCATAGATGCAGGTAAACCCCTCAAAGGATTTGAGACCATGGAGGATCAAATCGGATTGTTGTCAGGATTCCCAGATAAAGTCCAAGATGAATTCCTCCTCTCGAGTATTCAGGATATCTCTAAACTGGAGAAATTTTATGATGATACCATACTCGCATGGAAAACAGGGAATGCTGCCAAGCTGAATGAACTGATGAATGAGTCTGTAGAAAAATCACCTGAACTTTATGATTTAATCCTTGTGAAGAGAAATAAGAACTGGTTACCCAAGATAGAGAGTGCCCTTGACTCAGGGAAGACTGCTTTTGTGATTGTCGGAGCTGCACATATTACGGGCAAGGACGGTTTATTAGAGTTATTGAAAGCCAAAGGTTATTTAATCGAGCAGATGTGA